In one Nicotiana sylvestris chromosome 8, ASM39365v2, whole genome shotgun sequence genomic region, the following are encoded:
- the LOC138876212 gene encoding uncharacterized protein: MENDECLEDSNLKTEGDATNEDWFVSDSDPSMISLSALSGIQGAQIIHMTGYNNKRPLQILLDGGSTHNFIDCEYAKRLGCTISSTKGTSYTSDLIVFPVGRYDLVLGALWMKTLGPVTMDYTDLTMSFTYQVLVVEPELPSGNQFVAFIQRNSCSCYNREPSQSVQTGVCRSTSLPPQRGTFDHSIPLQPRTKPINIRPYRYSSLKKDIIKKLIKDMLQQDVIQYSNSPFASPVIDTSGIGIGVVPMQLGHPIAFISNGLAPRHVALSVYERELLALYKKGKENAVADSLSRVDGVTLMSLMAPQKHFTWINEQLRRKEKLVVGNDDIMRKKILTLWHSTPSGGHSGIDVTTKKMMAYFYWKGIRKDILDFIHSCDTCQRNKYDTSAYPGLLQPLPIPATPWTNINMDFIEGLPKSRDLDSAQATWELASDLRTRFPQFTLEDKGIVHRGGIDTHNSATEGPTSSSDAN, translated from the exons ATGGAGAATGATGAGTGTTTAGAGGACTCAAACCTAAAGACAGAAGGTGATGCTACCAATGAAGATTGGTTTGTTAGTGACAGTGATCCTTCTATGATCTCCTTATCTGCATTGAGTGGAATACAAGGTGCTCAAATAATACATATGACTGGGTACAATAACAAAAGGCCATTACAAATTCTATTGGATGGGGGTAGTACTCACAATTTTATAGATTGTGAATATGCTAAAAGACTTGGTTGTACCATCTCTTCTACTAAG GGCACTTCTTATACTTCAGACCTGATAGTCTTTCCAGTTGGGAGATATGATTTGGTTTTGGGAGCTTTGTGGATGAAAACATTGGGACCAGTCACTATGGACTACACTGACTTAACCATGTCCTTTACTTATCAA GTTTTAGTTGTTGAGCCTGAGCTGCCTTCAGGAAATCAGTTTGTTGCATTTATCCAAAGAAATTCATGTTCCTGCTATAATCGAGAACCTTCTCAATCAGTACAAACAGGTGTTTGCAGATCAACATCCTTGCCTCCACAAAGAGGTACATTTGATCACAGCATCCCCTTGCAACCTAGGACTAAGCCTATCAATATTAGGCCTTACAGGTACTCTTCTCTAAAGAAGGATATTATTAAGAAGCTGATTAAAGACATGTTACAGCAGGATGTGATCCAATATAGCAACAGTCCTTTTGCATCTCCAGTG ATTGATACAAGTGGCATTGGAATTGGTGTTGTTCCGATGCAGCTTGGCCATCCTATAGCCTTTATCAGCAACGGATTGGCTCCCAGACATGTTGCTTTATCTGTCTATGAAAGGGAATTACTTGCCCTT taTAAGAAGGGGAAAGAGAATGCTGTTGCAGATTCACTCTCCAGGGTAGATGGCGTTACATTAATGTCCTTGATG GCTCCACAAAAGCACTTTACTTGGATCAATGAGCAGTTACGGAGGAAGGAAAAACTTGTAGTAGGAAATGATGATATTATGAGGAAGAAAATCTTAACTCTATGGCATTCTACTCCTTCTGGGGGTCATTCTGGTATTGATGTTACTACCAAGAAGATGATGGCTTACTTCTATTGGAAGGGAATCAGGAAAGACATACTGGATTTCATTCATAGCTGTGATACTTGCCAAAGGAACAAGTATGATACTTCTGCCTACCCAGGCCTCTTACAACCCTTGCCTATACCTGCTACACCCTGGACAAacattaatatggacttcatagAAGGCTTACCTAAATCAAGAG ATTTAGATTCAGCTCAAGCTACTTGGGAGCTAGCTTCAGACTTGCGCACTAGGTTTCCACAGTTCACCCTTGAGGACAAGGGTATTGTTCATCGAGGGGGTATTGATACACATAATTCAGCTACTGAGGGACCTACTTCCAGCTCAGATGCCAACTAG